The DNA window AGAGATCGCGTTTCAATTGAGGCCGATGGCGATGAGGTGTGGGTTGCCACGAGCGCAGGGGCTTTTCTTCTGGATGTGCCGCGCCACCTCTGGACGCATTACACGATGTACGATGGTCTTGCACATACGCGGGTACAGGTTGTTCTTCGGGATGGCGGATATGTCTGGTTTGGTACTGCTGAGGGGCTGAGTCGTTTTCAATGGTGACTCATGAGTTTCCTTTATAAGCTATATAACTATATTACAATACACTACATTAGGATAGCTTTCACATGTAAAAAAATGCGTGACATCTGACCTCAAATTTGTTACTTTTGACTCTCGCGGTATCCATATAAATCAACACATTCGTAGATTGGCAAGTCTAATGAACCTTCCGTTGGATTACACAACTATTTTCATTTTCTCTGCCAAAAATACACACCGTTGAATAGATTTGTTCGGCGGCTGTTCATACGCATATGGCGTTTTGAGTAGCCGCTTTTCTTTGTTTGGAAATAAGCATTTATGAAACCTGCCCTCGGACTTATTGAAACGCTGGGTTTTGTCGGCGTTGCAGAAGCGGCCGATGCAGCAACCAAAGCAGCGGCCGTTGAGTTGTCTGCCGTCGAACAAATAGAAGGTGGTATTATTTCGATTCGCGTTTTAGGCGATGTTGGCGCAGTGCAGGCTGCGGTTGAAGCCGGTGTGCAGGCGGCGCAACAGGTGGGCACCCTGGTGGCACATCACGTGATTCCCAATCCACATGAGGATCTCGTCGATGTTTTTGGGTTGATGGAAAAAACGGACGAAATAGACGGAACGAATGAAGAGGATCTCGAAAGTCTGCCTGTACATCGCCTGCGCCAGATTGCTCGTGAAACGCCGGGTATTGCTATTCAGGGGCGGGAAATTTCACGCGCAAATCGAGCGCAGTTACTATCCGAACTTCGCCGTGTAAAAAATCAAACCGACGCTTAATGCTGGAGCAAAAACAATGAATTCCGAAACTCTTTGGGAAAAAATCAAGCAAGGTCTTCGCGATGGCGCGGCTACAGCAGCGGAAAAAGCCGAATATCTGGGCAGACTCGGCCGCGCACGCCTCGATATTGCGCGTACGCGCCACGCTATTCACGATGCATTTACAGAACTTGGCGGACAAATATACGAGGAACTCAAAGACCATGAAGCCGCCATTGAGGCACAAACTGAAGCGGTTCAAGGTCAAATCGCGACTATTGGCAAGCTCGAAGAGCAATTGCAAAACCAGGAAGCACAATTCAAAACATTACAAGAATCAGATAGAGAAGATTAGAAACTTCTTCTGGCCCCACCAGAAGGTAGAAGCCCGTTGCCGTGTCGAGAAAGGGAAGGGATTTAGCACTGGCAATCGGGTAAAGATAGGAGGTATTCATGTAAGATTCTCCCTTTGTCGTTCAAAGACCTTTGTCCTTTATCCTTGCAGGTGTTATCTGCCTGCGCAAATCCCCTGTGCAAAGAAGGAGAGGTTGACGAAGTGCCAAGACTATCTAAAAGACCTTATGCTCGTGAAGACGAATCACTGGATCAGTATTTGCAAGAAATTGGCGAAGTCGCGTTGCTTACAGCGGACCAGGAAGTCGTGCTGGCCAAACGAATAAAAAAGGGCGATCAAGGTGCCCTGGAAGAGTTGACCACAGCCAACCTGAGATTTGTGGTAAGTGTCGCCAAACAATATCAGAATCAGGGCCTTTCGATGGGCGACCTGATAAATGAAGGAAATCTTGGACTCATCAAAGCTGCCAAGCGTTTTGATGAAACGAAGGGTTTCAAATTTATTTCCTATGCCGTGTGGTGGATCCGACAGGCGATTTTACAGGCTCTGGCAGAGCAATCTCGCATTGTTCGCCTGCCGCTGAATCGGGTTGGCGCGCTCCACAAAATTGGCAAGGCTTCGAGTGGTCTCGAACAGGAGTATGGTCGCGAACCCAGTCCGGGTGAAATTGCCGATGAACTCGGCATGAATGATTTTGAAGTGCGCGATACACTCAAAATTTCGAGCCGGCATCTTTCACTGGATGCGCCTTTTAAAGATGGCGAAGACAATAATCTGCTCGATGTACTTGAAGACGGCATGCAACCCCCTCCCGACGATCCACTTCTCGATGACGCACTCAGACGAGAAATAGAAAAAGCCCTCGCTACCCTCACCCCTCGTGAAGCCGAAGTCATTACACTTTATTTTGGCATCAATCGCGAACAGCCTCTTACCCTCGAGGAGATTGGCGAACGTTTTGGATTGACTCGAGAGCGCGTGCGTCAGATTAAAGAGAAGGCACTTCGGCGATTGCGCCATACTTCGCGCAGCCGTCCGCTGAAATCTTATTTGCATTAATACGGACCGCTATTCCAATAGGCCACAAACGGGTTTGCCCGATGTGGCCTATTATTTTTTTGGGAGAACTTTTGGTTTGCTGGGGGGTATAGTTTAATGGTGAGAAGGGGAGCCTTCCGCGTCTCACCGCCTCTTGACTGATTCTTCCATAATCCATACATTTGTCCGTCTAAAAAAATTTTATCTCAACCGGAGAATCACAAATGTCTAATCGACGTTTTATCTATGCTCTGTTTTTACTTTTCACTGCTTGTACGAGCTTACCGTTGTCTAAACCTGCGCCCGTTTTTGCCGAGGATGAAGAAGTGCCAGAACCCGCTATGATAGGCGGTAGTGGGGTGACATCCTGGATTTTGAAAGGGAATAAAATTTACTATCTCAAATGGGATAGGGAGTTTGAACAGGCGCAGATTTATGGTCCCCATGAAATCGGTGGCGAGGAGATCAAAGAAGTCCTGCTCCTGCAGAGTACGGGTGATTTTGCCTGGATACTGCGGGGCGACGATGTCTATTTTGCCACTGCAAAACGCGAAGGCACATTTGTGAGACTGGAGGTCGAGCGTCCTGAAGAATTGCCGGATTCAGATGGATCGGAACCGGTTATGATGGCTGGTGGTGGATCCAGAGCCTGGGTTTTGAAGGGCGATAGTTTGTTTTTTTTGAAATGGGATCCGACGTATGGGAGTGTGCAGATTTATGGGCCCGAAGATCTGCCTCCCCATACCTATGGTCCCTCTGAACCCGTTCTCATGCACGGTACAGGTAGTTCAGTATGGGTTTTGCGGGGCAATGAGGTTTTTTATGTTATAGCCAGAGTTGACGGCACATATGTCGATATTGAAATTGAGCGACCCGAAGACCTTCCGGAGTAAGAATCCATACTTGCGAGTAGAAACCCTATGAACGAATTTGGACAGCGCAATAAGATCGTCGCTGGTCTGGTATTTTTTGTCACGACTGTTATCTATCTCTCGACACTGGCACCTACTGTTGCATTTTGGGACTGTGGCGAGTTTATTACTACTGCTTATACTCTGGGCATTCCCCATCCCCCCGGCGCGCCGTTCTATACTTTGCTGGGGCGTATCTTTTCCATGTTGCCTTTTGGAGAGGTCGCGTTTCGCGTGAATCTCCTGTCGGCTGCTGCTGGTATTGCCACAGTTGTTCTCATCTATTTGTGTACTGTCCGTTTGCTCTCCACATGGCTGGATCGCGAAAATACTGTCCAACAAGTCGCTATTCTTGTCGGTGGTGTGGTTGCTTCCCTCAGCACGGCTTTCTCTTTTTCTTTTTGGAATAACGCCATCGAAGCCGAAGTTTATGGTCTGTCGATGTGTATTACTATGCTGGCGGTGTGGGTGGCTCTGCGCTGGGATGACGCGCACAAAGACCACAATAGCGATCGTCTCTTGCTTTTTATTGCCTATCTTTTTGGACTCGGCGCAGGTGTACATCTCCAGTGTTTGCTCACCATTCCCGGTATTCTCATTCTGCTTTTTACCGATTTGATGGAAGATCGACCCCTCAAGCATCAGGTGCTCGTGGTTGTGGGGCTTACCCTTTATCCTTTCTTATCTATTATTTTTCCCATCGGGGTCGCCGCACTCCTGACGGGTGCTATTATCATCGGGTTGCTCATTTTGAGGCCTGAGTGGCGCAATCCCCAATTCTGGCTTTTGGGAGTTATTATCGGTGCGCTGGGTTTTTCCACGTATTTCGCCCTTTTTATTCGGTCGGGTCTCAATCCCATGATTGATATGAACGACCCCGAGACCTGGGAGAATTTCAAAGCATTTATGGGGCGTCAGCAATACGGGATCCACCTTGTTTTTCCACGCCGCGCCGAACCCTGGGTTTTTCAGTTTAATATTTTTATCAAATATTTTCTCCAGCAGTTTCCGTTTTTTGATGGGATTTCCGCAGCTTTTCGCCGTGCGGTAGATGTTTATATGAGCCGATATCAGATCATTCAATATTCTCTGATTACGCTCGCGCTCGGCATTGGCGGTGCTGTGTATCACCTGCGT is part of the Gemmatimonadota bacterium genome and encodes:
- a CDS encoding RNA polymerase sigma factor RpoD/SigA, which gives rise to MPRLSKRPYAREDESLDQYLQEIGEVALLTADQEVVLAKRIKKGDQGALEELTTANLRFVVSVAKQYQNQGLSMGDLINEGNLGLIKAAKRFDETKGFKFISYAVWWIRQAILQALAEQSRIVRLPLNRVGALHKIGKASSGLEQEYGREPSPGEIADELGMNDFEVRDTLKISSRHLSLDAPFKDGEDNNLLDVLEDGMQPPPDDPLLDDALRREIEKALATLTPREAEVITLYFGINREQPLTLEEIGERFGLTRERVRQIKEKALRRLRHTSRSRPLKSYLH